A portion of the Lysinibacillus timonensis genome contains these proteins:
- a CDS encoding SDR family NAD(P)-dependent oxidoreductase, translating to MPFKTQELVVVTGTSSGIGRATAEQLAAEGFHVLAGVRRQEDADKIKRKNIEPVIVDVTKIDTLKALAERVVQDPLGRPLRAVVNNAGIAVNAPLEMVPLDEFRRQIEVSVIGQVAVIQALIPALLNSGGRVVNIGSLGGKVSMPGFGIYSAAKYAMEAINDSLRREMSSFGLKVIMITPGGVSTGLSERGITTAERLAKLMTPDQHRRHDRLFDAVKLQAETWATDGIRPEKVAAVVSRAIQVSKPRTRYTVGRDSALLTRLVRILPDKLLDRMLRNQMKLQ from the coding sequence ATGCCATTCAAAACTCAAGAACTGGTCGTCGTCACAGGTACATCCAGCGGCATCGGTAGAGCTACCGCGGAGCAGCTCGCCGCTGAAGGATTTCACGTTTTGGCGGGGGTTCGTCGTCAGGAAGATGCTGACAAAATCAAACGCAAAAATATCGAGCCGGTGATCGTCGACGTTACCAAAATCGATACACTAAAGGCGCTGGCCGAAAGGGTGGTGCAAGATCCGCTTGGCCGCCCTTTGCGGGCAGTGGTCAACAATGCTGGCATTGCCGTGAATGCACCACTCGAGATGGTTCCGCTCGATGAATTTCGCCGCCAAATCGAAGTAAGCGTTATAGGACAGGTCGCGGTTATTCAGGCGCTTATCCCAGCTTTGCTGAACAGCGGAGGGCGCGTGGTCAATATCGGTTCCCTTGGGGGCAAGGTCTCCATGCCCGGTTTCGGAATTTATTCGGCTGCAAAGTATGCTATGGAAGCGATTAATGATAGTCTTCGCAGGGAGATGTCCTCGTTTGGACTCAAGGTTATCATGATCACTCCGGGGGGGGTCAGCACTGGCCTGTCGGAACGAGGGATTACGACAGCGGAGCGGCTGGCCAAGTTAATGACGCCGGACCAGCACAGGCGACATGACCGTCTTTTTGATGCCGTAAAGCTTCAGGCTGAAACATGGGCAACGGACGGTATCCGCCCCGAGAAAGTAGCGGCAGTGGTTTCACGAGCAATCCAAGTTAGTAAGCCGCGCACCCGCTATACGGTTGGTCGCGATTCGGCACTGCTGACCCGGCTGGTCCGTATTCTCCCAGACAAACTACTCGATCGGATGCTCCGCAATCAGATGAAATTGCAGTAA
- a CDS encoding TetR/AcrR family transcriptional regulator translates to MNTYDKILAAALRVLEEEGGTQFSTRAVTAIAKVSAPTLYHHFGNADGLLSAAIEEAFKQLFKSKIAAVESTIPEMALRQGWDDYVRFAAARPRIYAAMMGRLIEGAHIEAADQSYQTLVQNIQRVADEGKLAVSVQSAADLVWASANTASWLYVTAQIRKAPPPQPDVVDLIRESVMQIILIQKPDADSK, encoded by the coding sequence ATGAACACATATGACAAAATATTGGCAGCTGCTCTTAGGGTACTCGAAGAGGAAGGTGGAACCCAATTTTCGACGCGAGCCGTAACTGCGATTGCGAAGGTTTCAGCTCCTACACTTTACCACCATTTCGGCAATGCCGATGGACTCCTAAGTGCAGCTATAGAGGAAGCATTTAAACAATTATTTAAAAGCAAAATTGCCGCTGTGGAGTCCACCATCCCAGAGATGGCTCTTCGTCAAGGATGGGATGACTATGTCCGCTTCGCGGCTGCCCGTCCTCGGATTTATGCGGCGATGATGGGTCGACTGATCGAGGGTGCACATATCGAGGCGGCTGATCAGTCGTACCAAACACTAGTGCAAAATATTCAAAGAGTCGCCGACGAAGGCAAACTGGCTGTGTCAGTCCAATCTGCGGCAGATCTGGTTTGGGCTTCCGCCAATACTGCCTCTTGGCTGTATGTGACGGCCCAAATTCGCAAAGCACCTCCACCCCAGCCCGACGTCGTAGATCTCATTAGAGAAAGCGTAATGCAGATCATTTTGATCCAAAAGCCTGACGCTGATTCAAAATGA
- a CDS encoding helix-turn-helix domain-containing protein has product MTKYNEEFKLMVVQEYLSGSLGYRAIAKKYGIGGSPLRRWVRAYKEFGRNGLSVKKTKQFYSVQFKIDVLNFMKRTGASYQDTAIHFNLNDPTLVASWYHRFSKEGIEGLQKKSKGRPSMSKKQKSTPNNQEKAMSREEQLERENELLRLEVAYLKKLKAFRENPDTFLEKHKQPSPSNLNKKDFD; this is encoded by the coding sequence ATGACTAAATATAATGAAGAATTTAAATTGATGGTGGTTCAAGAATATTTAAGTGGCTCTCTAGGATATCGAGCTATAGCGAAGAAGTATGGTATAGGTGGTTCTCCACTAAGGAGATGGGTACGTGCTTATAAAGAGTTTGGGCGTAACGGATTATCCGTTAAAAAAACGAAGCAGTTTTATTCTGTTCAATTTAAAATAGATGTATTAAACTTTATGAAACGAACAGGTGCTTCCTATCAAGATACTGCGATTCACTTTAACTTGAATGATCCAACTTTAGTTGCCAGTTGGTATCATCGGTTTTCAAAAGAAGGGATAGAGGGCCTGCAAAAAAAATCAAAGGGGCGCCCTTCTATGTCTAAGAAACAAAAATCAACACCGAATAACCAAGAAAAAGCAATGTCACGTGAGGAGCAGCTAGAACGCGAAAATGAGCTTCTTCGTTTAGAGGTGGCGTATTTAAAAAAGTTGAAGGCTTTTCGAGAGAATCCAGATACCTTCCTCGAAAAGCACAAGCAGCCATCGCCTTCGAACTTAAACAAGAAGGATTTCGATTAA
- a CDS encoding SLC13 family permease codes for MTPLVATLIILVIAIFAFMSEKLSFIVITPFIIVSLILTGVLTPEEALSGFANTNVVMFVAMFVVGGAIVKTSLLDRLQVVVVKYKDKPKMLVFISCTVGAVIALITSQTAAAAILLPLLVGIANEIGFSRSRLLYPAIVSAGGGVALTFLGQGAANMTWSDVMIEAGGTIAFGLWDFFIGRFPILIITIIYFITIGYKLLPNIPNEQFDDFRQSRQNTKTNLVLSPIKEKIAIAICSLTIVLMFLSDFIHVELYIIATIGAALLILTGVLSDKEAMNSIHWQTVFLFAGVLPLSAALTSSGAAKIVGDWMVNVLGDTTNPYVIIFFFLMVPLLLTQVMSDLGTIAVFIPLACAVAINIGIDPRAAVMATYISACINTLSPMANPAQSMIVGPGGYRMKDYMKCGLPLTALIVIFTVIYLPIVFPLYK; via the coding sequence ATGACGCCATTGGTTGCAACGCTAATAATCCTTGTAATTGCTATTTTTGCATTTATGTCGGAGAAGTTATCTTTCATTGTCATTACACCATTCATTATAGTTTCACTGATTCTGACAGGCGTTTTAACACCAGAGGAAGCGCTTTCAGGATTTGCCAACACCAACGTCGTTATGTTTGTGGCAATGTTTGTGGTTGGAGGGGCTATTGTTAAAACTAGCTTGCTCGATAGATTGCAAGTGGTAGTAGTTAAATACAAAGATAAGCCAAAAATGCTTGTATTTATTTCCTGCACGGTTGGCGCTGTTATTGCTTTGATTACAAGCCAAACTGCAGCAGCTGCCATCTTGCTTCCTTTACTGGTAGGTATTGCAAATGAGATTGGTTTCAGCCGTTCCCGACTGTTGTATCCAGCCATTGTGTCGGCTGGTGGCGGGGTTGCCCTAACTTTCCTCGGACAAGGCGCTGCTAATATGACATGGAGCGATGTCATGATAGAAGCTGGTGGGACAATTGCGTTCGGTCTCTGGGATTTCTTCATTGGAAGATTTCCTATTCTTATTATTACAATCATTTACTTTATAACTATCGGTTACAAGCTCTTGCCAAACATACCAAACGAGCAGTTCGATGATTTCCGTCAATCCCGACAGAATACCAAAACCAATCTGGTTCTTAGCCCTATCAAAGAAAAAATTGCAATTGCAATTTGCTCGCTGACAATCGTACTAATGTTTTTATCCGATTTCATCCATGTAGAGTTGTACATCATCGCTACTATCGGCGCAGCTTTACTGATTCTTACTGGTGTGTTATCTGATAAAGAGGCAATGAATTCCATCCATTGGCAGACCGTATTCTTGTTCGCGGGTGTACTGCCGTTGTCCGCGGCTCTTACAAGCTCAGGTGCGGCAAAGATTGTGGGAGACTGGATGGTTAACGTGCTGGGGGATACTACAAATCCCTATGTTATCATCTTTTTCTTCTTAATGGTCCCGTTGCTTCTCACACAAGTAATGTCAGATCTAGGCACCATTGCTGTCTTTATACCATTGGCTTGTGCTGTTGCAATTAATATCGGTATTGATCCTCGTGCAGCTGTAATGGCGACCTATATTTCGGCCTGTATCAATACTTTGTCACCTATGGCCAACCCGGCTCAGTCTATGATTGTGGGACCTGGGGGATACAGGATGAAGGATTATATGAAATGTGGTTTGCCGCTTACTGCTTTAATAGTTATTTTTACTGTTATCTATTTGCCGATAGTATTTCCTCTTTATAAATAA
- the dgoD gene encoding galactonate dehydratase — MKVTDVELVYASKYLFVKVHTDEGIIGLGEVGAWGYIDAVAGALEKLRHYIIGKDPRLIEHHWNYMYRSLYFRGAIVMSAIAAIDIALWDILGKKLGVPVYSLLGGKTRDKVRTYAPVFEFTAEAMAEACIKLKKEGFTAARLMIMPRMDQEIADGKDDIFSYKIKDYIERVRACRVAVGDEFDLILEVHRSMTPPEAIAFAKGVEEYHPLFLEDPIPPDSVEVMADVASHISIPIATGERAISLQEMGSLIKNGALKYVRPDVCAIGGLTPSKKIAALAEAYYVSIVPHNPLGPVSTAACLQLNACVPNFLIQEFPSFYHFGSEDQMLKQSFKVKDGYIYIPDAPGIGIELIDGIEEKFPFNQRDLTVQIGFDGSIKDR, encoded by the coding sequence ATGAAAGTAACTGATGTTGAACTTGTTTATGCTTCCAAATATCTTTTTGTTAAGGTACATACCGATGAAGGTATCATCGGTTTAGGTGAGGTGGGTGCTTGGGGCTACATAGATGCTGTTGCTGGAGCGTTAGAGAAACTACGTCATTATATTATTGGAAAAGACCCAAGGTTAATCGAGCATCACTGGAATTACATGTACAGAAGTCTATACTTCCGTGGAGCAATTGTAATGAGTGCAATTGCAGCTATTGATATTGCTCTGTGGGATATTCTCGGGAAAAAATTAGGCGTGCCTGTCTACAGTTTGCTTGGCGGCAAAACACGAGATAAGGTGCGTACCTATGCACCTGTATTTGAATTTACAGCCGAAGCGATGGCTGAAGCCTGTATAAAACTTAAGAAAGAGGGTTTTACAGCAGCAAGACTTATGATCATGCCAAGAATGGACCAGGAAATAGCTGATGGCAAGGACGATATTTTCTCTTATAAAATTAAGGATTACATCGAACGAGTACGTGCCTGCCGCGTGGCTGTTGGCGATGAATTTGACCTCATCCTTGAAGTCCACCGTAGTATGACTCCACCAGAGGCGATTGCATTTGCCAAAGGGGTTGAGGAATATCATCCGTTGTTCCTTGAAGATCCCATCCCACCGGATAGCGTGGAGGTCATGGCGGATGTTGCATCCCATATTTCCATTCCAATCGCAACCGGAGAACGTGCGATCAGCTTGCAAGAGATGGGAAGCTTAATAAAAAACGGTGCATTAAAATATGTTCGACCTGATGTGTGCGCTATCGGTGGCTTAACACCAAGCAAGAAGATTGCAGCCCTAGCAGAGGCATATTATGTAAGCATTGTACCGCATAATCCACTTGGTCCGGTTTCTACAGCTGCCTGTTTGCAACTGAATGCTTGTGTACCAAACTTCCTGATTCAGGAGTTTCCGTCCTTCTATCACTTTGGCAGCGAAGACCAGATGCTGAAACAATCATTTAAGGTTAAGGATGGTTACATCTACATACCGGATGCTCCAGGTATAGGAATTGAACTTATTGACGGTATTGAAGAGAAGTTCCCTTTCAATCAACGAGATTTAACTGTTCAAATAGGTTTTGACGGTTCTATCAAGGACCGCTAA
- a CDS encoding AraC family transcriptional regulator yields the protein MKGKPLLQQYVNVVGGYRYHWHESIEIQLIVTGECEICIDGAKYNLVPNDLILVNAGCGHATLRHKGECFSIVTHVSPEYLNLLGLNPDIIWLHCNSAEDSLSNSPIFQSLRDKLCRCLLALKSDTPSATIAARGYFELFLATLIDKYPPEALDRSQRKKNNEFIQTIIKFIERNYRKKLSLDEVARFAGYNRSYFSAFFKNSMGIGFYEYLTRCRLQSATIDLMESDKSISDIALRNGFSDVKSFNQAFRRNFHISPNEYRKSVKKPFPTPNTLNRMIVEEDNPVVCRYLEQYREKAEQGNSIPTTHALQEITLSLRADETITELLSQFVQAGIEISLDVKKTRNTK from the coding sequence ATGAAGGGAAAACCCCTGCTGCAACAGTATGTTAATGTCGTAGGCGGGTATCGCTACCATTGGCACGAAAGCATAGAAATACAGCTGATTGTAACAGGTGAATGTGAAATTTGTATCGATGGTGCAAAGTATAATCTGGTCCCTAATGATTTAATTCTTGTAAATGCAGGATGCGGCCATGCCACGCTGCGTCATAAGGGCGAATGCTTTTCTATTGTTACCCACGTTAGCCCAGAGTATCTAAATTTACTTGGTTTGAACCCGGATATCATCTGGCTTCATTGCAATTCAGCAGAAGATTCGCTGAGTAATTCACCAATATTCCAGTCACTACGTGATAAGCTGTGCAGATGCTTGCTTGCACTCAAGTCAGATACCCCAAGTGCAACAATAGCAGCCAGGGGTTACTTTGAACTCTTCCTTGCTACTTTAATTGACAAGTATCCCCCTGAGGCACTGGACAGGAGCCAACGTAAAAAGAATAATGAATTTATTCAGACCATAATAAAATTTATCGAGCGTAATTATCGCAAAAAACTAAGTCTTGATGAAGTAGCACGGTTTGCAGGATATAACAGAAGCTATTTTTCAGCCTTTTTTAAAAATTCTATGGGAATCGGTTTTTATGAGTACCTTACCCGGTGTCGCCTGCAGAGTGCTACCATTGATTTGATGGAAAGTGACAAGTCTATCTCGGATATAGCGCTAAGAAATGGTTTCTCGGATGTTAAGTCCTTTAACCAGGCGTTTCGGCGTAATTTTCACATATCACCAAATGAATATCGAAAGAGTGTGAAGAAGCCCTTTCCGACTCCTAACACATTGAATCGCATGATTGTCGAGGAAGACAACCCTGTGGTATGTCGCTATCTGGAGCAATATCGTGAAAAAGCCGAGCAGGGAAATAGCATACCTACCACTCATGCATTGCAAGAAATTACACTTAGCCTCCGTGCAGATGAGACTATAACGGAGCTGCTTTCCCAATTTGTTCAAGCTGGAATTGAAATTTCTCTTGATGTAAAAAAAACGAGAAATACAAAATAA
- a CDS encoding GntR family transcriptional regulator encodes MHNEKTSDSNFKRLDYSNLALVIGAFLSTLDVNGESRLPQRAYLAIRHVIRHLQLPPGQTVLEREMAEILGMSRTPVRESLVRLETEGWVRLIPRRGFIVAPLLADDLQQIYEVVEALDGVAGKLATGRATDKELNQLEDLIKEQEKALELNDLLAWTELDEQFHNYIVDLAQNPRLRGIVDSQSDQLYRARLYTIKFRPSPIRSVIEHKAILAVMRAGDPEAVRTMLQSHRYRARNEILETLQSMPRLQE; translated from the coding sequence ATGCATAATGAAAAAACATCTGATTCTAATTTCAAAAGACTTGATTATTCTAATCTTGCTCTAGTTATAGGTGCATTTTTGTCCACTTTAGATGTAAATGGGGAGTCACGATTACCACAGCGAGCTTATCTAGCTATTCGACACGTGATTCGTCACCTTCAATTGCCACCTGGACAGACCGTGCTAGAGAGGGAAATGGCAGAAATTCTAGGTATGAGCAGGACACCTGTACGTGAATCACTTGTCCGTTTGGAAACGGAGGGATGGGTGCGGCTCATACCTAGACGAGGTTTTATTGTTGCTCCACTTTTGGCAGATGATCTTCAACAAATTTATGAAGTGGTGGAAGCGCTAGATGGAGTTGCTGGTAAACTGGCTACTGGTCGTGCTACTGACAAAGAGCTAAACCAACTTGAGGATTTAATTAAAGAGCAAGAAAAAGCACTTGAATTAAACGACCTACTTGCATGGACGGAACTTGATGAACAATTTCATAATTACATTGTTGATTTAGCCCAAAACCCTCGCCTAAGAGGGATAGTTGACAGTCAATCTGATCAACTTTATCGCGCACGCTTGTACACTATTAAGTTTCGACCAAGCCCGATACGTTCAGTTATTGAACATAAGGCAATTTTAGCGGTCATGCGTGCAGGTGACCCCGAAGCTGTACGAACTATGCTGCAGTCCCATCGTTATAGGGCACGCAATGAAATTCTAGAGACTCTTCAATCTATGCCCCGGCTACAAGAATAA
- a CDS encoding fumarylacetoacetate hydrolase family protein yields MMQVLQKTQTIVRYQKDNGNVYYGIVEEDEILQLSSSFTDIVNHEYKYDGERVKYCSVNILEPVVPSKIVNFGWTYAEHAKETGGTAYLKEPFLFLKPKTSLIPHQGDIILPPSNLTQQVEMEGELALIIGKYGKNIKEDNAWEYVFGYTIFNDVTARDLTKTDPQFTRGKGFDTFGPIGPHIVTGIDPTNLEIVTTLNGKIVQKGNTSQMSLSIPYLISWISQVMTLEPGDVLATGSPSGSCPMEKGDIIVVEVEQIGKLCNYVK; encoded by the coding sequence ATGATGCAGGTACTACAAAAAACACAAACGATAGTACGCTACCAGAAAGATAACGGGAATGTGTATTATGGAATTGTAGAAGAAGATGAAATTCTACAATTATCCAGTTCCTTTACCGATATTGTAAATCATGAATACAAATATGATGGTGAGAGAGTTAAATATTGTAGTGTGAACATATTAGAACCCGTAGTGCCTTCAAAAATTGTTAATTTTGGTTGGACATATGCCGAGCATGCAAAAGAAACTGGAGGGACAGCTTATCTTAAAGAGCCATTTTTGTTTCTAAAACCCAAAACCTCCTTAATACCACATCAGGGAGACATCATTCTCCCTCCAAGTAATCTAACTCAACAAGTGGAAATGGAGGGGGAATTGGCTCTAATAATCGGGAAGTACGGGAAAAATATAAAAGAAGATAATGCGTGGGAATATGTTTTTGGCTATACAATTTTCAATGATGTAACTGCAAGAGACCTCACAAAAACGGATCCTCAATTTACTAGAGGAAAAGGTTTTGATACGTTTGGTCCAATAGGTCCTCATATAGTAACGGGTATTGATCCAACTAATTTAGAAATCGTTACAACGTTAAACGGAAAAATTGTTCAAAAAGGAAATACAAGCCAGATGTCACTATCAATCCCTTACCTTATTAGTTGGATTTCGCAGGTGATGACACTAGAGCCAGGTGATGTCCTGGCTACTGGTTCCCCTTCTGGAAGTTGCCCAATGGAGAAGGGAGATATCATAGTTGTCGAAGTAGAGCAGATTGGTAAGCTTTGTAACTATGTAAAATAG
- the ttdB gene encoding L(+)-tartrate dehydratase subunit beta, translated as MSKKVLTTPIRDEDLNDIRIGDIIYLTGTLVTCRDVAHRRLIEEKIPLPVDLKGKAIFHAGPIVRDLGNEEYEIVSIGPTTSMRMEKFEKEFIEETGVKLIVGKGGMGKNTEEGCKKHKALHLVFPAGNAVYGATKVEEIKEVHWKDLGMPESLWVCEVKEFGPLIVSIDTEGNNVFEENKIEFNKRKEEQYEYISQQVRFIK; from the coding sequence ATGAGTAAGAAAGTACTAACAACTCCTATAAGAGATGAAGACTTAAATGATATTAGAATTGGGGATATTATTTATTTAACTGGGACACTTGTAACTTGTAGAGATGTTGCCCACAGAAGACTGATTGAAGAGAAAATTCCACTACCTGTTGATCTTAAGGGAAAAGCAATCTTTCATGCTGGTCCGATTGTGCGAGACCTTGGTAATGAAGAGTACGAAATTGTTTCCATTGGGCCAACAACAAGCATGAGAATGGAAAAGTTTGAAAAAGAGTTTATTGAAGAAACAGGTGTAAAACTCATTGTAGGAAAAGGTGGAATGGGTAAGAATACCGAGGAAGGTTGTAAAAAACATAAAGCATTACATTTAGTTTTCCCAGCTGGAAATGCTGTTTATGGAGCAACAAAGGTAGAAGAAATCAAAGAGGTGCACTGGAAAGACCTTGGAATGCCTGAATCACTTTGGGTTTGTGAGGTAAAAGAATTTGGTCCTCTTATTGTTTCCATAGATACAGAGGGAAATAATGTTTTTGAAGAAAATAAGATAGAATTCAATAAAAGAAAAGAAGAACAATATGAATATATCAGTCAACAGGTAAGATTCATTAAATAA
- the ttdA gene encoding L(+)-tartrate dehydratase subunit alpha: MTVAMDKIQQKVKMIELMSKFISVVSYKLPDDVEKKLKELSEEEDNKLAKIIYKTMFENQKLASELKRPSCQDTGVLQFFVKCGQNFPLIGQLENILRESTFKSTKETPLRHNSVETFDEYNTGKNIGNGSPSIFWEIEENSDKVEIYTYMAGGGCTLPGVATVLMPGEGYEGVVKFVLDRMTSYGLNACPPLLVGVGVGTSVETAALNSKLALMRPVGSRNENENAAKMEQLLEDGINAIGLGPQGLKGSKSVMGVNVVNTARHPSTIGVAVNTGCWSHRRGKIIFDKDLNYVIDTHEGVTL, encoded by the coding sequence ATGACAGTTGCTATGGATAAAATACAGCAAAAAGTAAAAATGATTGAGTTGATGTCAAAGTTTATTTCCGTTGTTAGCTACAAACTTCCAGATGATGTAGAAAAAAAATTAAAAGAATTAAGTGAAGAAGAAGATAATAAACTGGCAAAAATTATTTACAAAACAATGTTTGAAAACCAAAAACTAGCTTCTGAATTAAAAAGGCCTTCTTGCCAAGATACCGGAGTACTTCAATTTTTCGTTAAGTGTGGTCAAAATTTCCCGTTAATTGGACAGTTGGAAAATATCCTAAGAGAAAGCACCTTCAAATCTACGAAAGAAACACCTTTACGTCATAATTCTGTTGAAACATTTGATGAATACAATACTGGAAAAAATATCGGCAACGGGTCACCTAGTATCTTCTGGGAAATTGAAGAAAATAGTGATAAAGTAGAAATTTATACTTATATGGCTGGTGGAGGATGTACGCTTCCAGGTGTTGCAACAGTCTTAATGCCAGGTGAGGGATATGAAGGAGTCGTGAAGTTTGTTCTTGATCGTATGACAAGTTATGGACTAAATGCATGTCCACCACTTCTAGTTGGAGTAGGTGTAGGAACTTCTGTGGAAACAGCTGCTTTAAACTCTAAACTTGCTCTTATGAGGCCTGTTGGTAGTCGTAATGAAAATGAAAACGCTGCAAAAATGGAACAGCTTCTTGAAGATGGAATTAATGCAATTGGTCTTGGGCCTCAAGGGTTAAAAGGTTCAAAGTCCGTTATGGGTGTAAATGTTGTAAATACTGCTAGACATCCTTCTACTATTGGGGTGGCAGTGAATACAGGTTGCTGGTCACATAGAAGAGGCAAAATTATCTTTGATAAAGATTTAAACTATGTAATTGATACACATGAGGGGGTAACACTATGA
- a CDS encoding citrate:proton symporter, with the protein MLTFLALLMIIVFIILLSKNKLSVFGALTIVPFVFGAIATFVTDATFMDLFEWIKDGILFSVDEETGKVSTGVISPAIVILFAVLYFGVMLNVGLFDPLCEFFIKKAKGDPLKVTMATVLTATVVTLNGDTTTTIIICVAAFLQLYKQMKIKLIYLAVIIVTPIGIFNQLPWGGPTIAAATAMDVSISELFASLLPGMLAAEVFAICMAYFIGIKERKRLNYNPKTAKDIAPEQMESMLDAIRLKDPELKRPKLYAFNLILTLVILVMLVMDIAHGGVLFGIGAAIALTVNYKSANLINERLDDLAADALAPALATLAAGVFSGILTGSGMSTALATSITAIIPESLGSNMAPIYALMAAPAITFLPQDAFYFGIAGVMADVMGQYGITANQAAVASMVGQAFRLISPVIPALYMLVNSTETNFVDFQVKYVIYAWPIIFIYLAVYTITGALPI; encoded by the coding sequence ATGTTAACATTTCTGGCTTTATTGATGATTATCGTGTTCATTATACTTCTCTCAAAAAATAAATTGTCCGTATTTGGAGCATTAACCATTGTTCCATTTGTTTTTGGAGCAATTGCCACATTTGTAACAGATGCTACCTTTATGGATCTTTTTGAGTGGATTAAAGATGGGATTTTATTTAGTGTAGATGAAGAAACTGGAAAGGTTTCTACAGGGGTTATTTCACCTGCAATTGTTATTCTATTTGCGGTGTTGTATTTTGGAGTCATGTTGAATGTCGGTTTGTTTGACCCATTATGTGAATTCTTTATTAAAAAAGCTAAAGGTGACCCGCTAAAAGTAACAATGGCGACAGTTTTAACTGCGACAGTTGTTACTCTGAATGGTGATACTACGACAACTATTATCATATGTGTTGCTGCTTTCCTTCAACTTTATAAACAAATGAAAATCAAGCTAATTTATTTAGCTGTTATAATTGTTACCCCTATCGGAATATTTAATCAGTTACCATGGGGAGGACCTACAATTGCAGCTGCCACAGCAATGGATGTAAGTATTAGCGAACTGTTTGCAAGTTTATTGCCAGGAATGCTGGCTGCTGAAGTGTTCGCAATTTGTATGGCCTATTTTATCGGTATAAAAGAAAGAAAACGTTTAAACTATAATCCCAAGACTGCTAAAGACATTGCTCCAGAACAAATGGAAAGTATGCTAGATGCTATTCGTCTAAAGGATCCTGAATTAAAGAGACCTAAGCTATATGCTTTTAACTTGATTTTAACGCTCGTGATTTTAGTGATGCTAGTGATGGATATTGCGCATGGCGGTGTTTTATTTGGCATAGGAGCAGCAATAGCACTTACAGTAAACTACAAATCTGCAAATCTTATCAATGAACGACTTGATGACTTAGCTGCAGATGCTTTAGCACCAGCCTTAGCAACTTTAGCCGCAGGAGTTTTCTCAGGCATTTTAACTGGTAGCGGGATGTCAACTGCTCTCGCAACTTCTATTACAGCTATTATCCCAGAATCATTAGGCTCAAATATGGCACCAATCTACGCATTAATGGCTGCACCTGCAATTACATTTTTACCTCAAGATGCTTTTTATTTTGGGATTGCCGGGGTTATGGCTGATGTAATGGGGCAATATGGAATTACTGCTAACCAAGCAGCAGTTGCTTCCATGGTTGGACAGGCTTTCCGTCTAATATCACCAGTTATTCCAGCCCTATATATGCTAGTTAATTCTACCGAGACAAACTTTGTAGACTTTCAAGTAAAGTATGTAATCTACGCATGGCCAATAATATTTATATACCTTGCTGTTTATACTATAACTGGTGCATTGCCGATTTAG